GCGCGACCCCGTTCGCCATTATCTCCGCCAATATATGTACTCCAGACAACCCCTGGGTCAATGACAAGCGGTGAAGTTGAGTCATGATCTCCCAGTATTTCAAAACCGTACGCGTTGTCGTCCAGCAATGTGAACATCCCCGCGACGGGCTTCTTTTCGCCGTTGACTTCCTGATAGATGTACGGCGCGCCGTCCGCCAGCGGCTCCCAGCCGTCCTTCACGCGGATCTCGAGCGCCCCGTCGTCGCGCAGCGACAACCCGGCGATCCCGTCGTACCGCAGCCGGATCGCTTTCGGGTCCGCCCCCGGCGCCACGTGGAAGTTGTACTTGAGGCCCGTGTGCTTGCCCGTCAACTCGAGGCTTACCCCCGGATACAGCCCCTCGTACCACACCGCGTCGAACGATCCCACGCCTTCGCGGTGGGTGGAGGGATCGCCCTTGAGGTAGTTGAACTTGCGCTCGGAACGTCCGCGCCCGACGGGGGTGACGAGGGAAGCGCCTTCGAAGACGAGGCGGAATTCGTGCATTTGCGAAATCGGGGACTGTCCCAAGCGAGCGGAGCGAGACGGGACTGTCCCCGATTTCGCTCCGTCGGGACCCGGAAAACCAGGGACAGACACGTCTTCGCTTCGCTCCGCTTGTGTCGGTCCCTGTTTTTCCTGTTTGAAGAGTTGGAAACGGGGGCCTTTGTCGGTAAGGCCGACGTTCATGCCGCGGCTGTCGAGCGCGAACTTGATATCCGAGTCGGCCCATTGCCCTTGATTTTCGATGAAGACCGATGGCCCCATCATCATTTTCTGGACGGCCGCCTGCGCCTGTGGCGATGCCGTGCCGGAAGCGGCCGGCGGGGACGCCGTCCCACCCGCCTGTTCCGCGAAGGTCGCGCCTGCCAAGAATGCAACCAGAATTGCCGCCCCGATAATGCCCTTGATCCTCATGACCATGCCCTTTCCCCAATGCT
The nucleotide sequence above comes from Candidatus Hydrogenedentota bacterium. Encoded proteins:
- a CDS encoding SBBP repeat-containing protein; this translates as MRIKGIIGAAILVAFLAGATFAEQAGGTASPPAASGTASPQAQAAVQKMMMGPSVFIENQGQWADSDIKFALDSRGMNVGLTDKGPRFQLFKQEKQGPTQAERSEDVSVPGFPGPDGAKSGTVPSRSARLGQSPISQMHEFRLVFEGASLVTPVGRGRSERKFNYLKGDPSTHREGVGSFDAVWYEGLYPGVSLELTGKHTGLKYNFHVAPGADPKAIRLRYDGIAGLSLRDDGALEIRVKDGWEPLADGAPYIYQEVNGEKKPVAGMFTLLDDNAYGFEILGDHDSTSPLVIDPGVVWSTYIGGDNGERGRAVAVDASGNIYVAGDTNSSNWISNGWRTTSGGGYVVKLTQSGNHVWSTYLGGIGISIAVDTMGAVYVTGMCTDSNWGVSGGWDTTYGGGTNYGDGYVVKLDHTGAHLWSTYLGGTGEDAGRGIAVDSARNVYVSGNTDSTGWVSGGWDTTKDLMQDAFVVKISMNGEHLWSTYLGGGEMISEKISRWTQTAMYIRQGIQNRLCGSLGGTIRVLMVAMMAMWQSLARLAISFGLRTLAE